The following are encoded together in the Aerococcus mictus genome:
- the gshAB gene encoding bifunctional glutamate--cysteine ligase GshA/glutathione synthetase GshB, with translation MNQLQAYIKNENTAALFENTSIGIEKEGHRVTPEGHIAQTPHPQRVDGSSENQYIQRDFAESQTELVSPPVIGREEGVLEWMHAIYDVTLRHLDNEEAIWPYSMPPQLPSDDQIKVAQLDDPAAVDYREYLVGAYGKKLQMISGLHYNFGLDPDFIKGFYQAGYSDYENLFDTQNALYLKLARNFLRYQWVIVYFLGASPYAHDSFFEPGVEPVDHPVRSLRNSEHGYINHEDVHVSYHDLETYITTLENNVKTGHLYAEKEFYSNVRLRGGAKVRDLLHTGIKYLEVRNTDIQGDAPYGIQLKELVFIKYFLLYLLWIDEMADDPEIELGVKIKTQVANEDPFSRTAYYEEGKRIVEGMRQMLADLGISQEKLALIEEILHRLEAPEETPAAQIVKAYPTVEDWLAAGLAIAEKNRKQALKAPYQLGGFTDMELSTQIFIADAIRSGIQVEILDRSDNLLRLSLGDHIEYVKNGNITSKDSYISHYLLANKEVTKQIIQEAGFQVPKSRTYHSLSEIEAAAGLYLDRPLVVKPKSTNMGIGISIFKQGPSREELLEACRIAFEADDSVLLEDYVSGVEYRFFVLDGKTIAVLLRVPANVVGDGKATIAQLVAEKNKDPKRGLDHRTPLEKIQLGDIEALNLKQQGLTFDSVLEEGQKAYLRENSNISTGGDSIDVTDQVHPSYLELASQMAQALGVNITGIDLMIQDIKKPAQVSETGANYGFIEANFNPMMMMHVYPAQGQGVRVTEALLHYLFPEKGFLK, from the coding sequence ATGAATCAATTACAAGCCTATATCAAAAATGAAAACACCGCTGCCTTATTTGAAAATACCTCCATTGGTATTGAAAAAGAAGGTCACCGGGTAACACCAGAAGGGCATATTGCCCAAACGCCTCATCCTCAAAGGGTGGATGGGTCCAGTGAAAACCAGTATATCCAGCGTGATTTTGCTGAATCACAAACAGAATTAGTCTCACCCCCTGTGATTGGCCGTGAAGAGGGCGTGCTTGAGTGGATGCACGCGATTTATGATGTCACCCTCAGACATCTAGACAACGAAGAAGCGATCTGGCCTTACAGTATGCCACCGCAATTACCTAGTGATGACCAGATTAAGGTGGCCCAACTGGATGACCCTGCAGCTGTGGATTACCGGGAATACTTAGTCGGAGCCTATGGGAAGAAATTGCAAATGATTTCTGGTCTCCACTATAACTTTGGTCTCGATCCCGACTTTATTAAGGGGTTTTACCAAGCTGGATATAGCGACTATGAGAACCTATTTGATACCCAAAACGCCCTCTACTTAAAATTGGCCCGCAATTTTCTACGCTACCAATGGGTGATTGTCTACTTCTTGGGTGCTAGTCCCTATGCCCACGATTCTTTCTTTGAACCGGGGGTAGAGCCTGTTGACCATCCGGTGCGGAGTTTGCGGAATTCTGAGCACGGCTATATTAACCATGAGGATGTTCATGTTTCCTACCACGATTTGGAAACTTATATTACAACCCTAGAAAATAATGTCAAAACCGGCCATCTCTACGCTGAGAAGGAATTCTATTCTAATGTGCGTTTGCGGGGCGGAGCTAAGGTCAGAGACCTACTCCATACCGGGATTAAGTACTTGGAAGTTCGTAATACCGATATCCAAGGCGATGCCCCTTATGGCATTCAATTAAAAGAGCTGGTCTTTATTAAATACTTCTTACTCTACTTGCTCTGGATCGATGAAATGGCGGATGACCCTGAAATCGAATTGGGCGTTAAGATCAAAACCCAAGTGGCCAATGAAGATCCTTTCAGCCGAACCGCCTATTATGAAGAAGGTAAGCGGATCGTCGAGGGGATGCGGCAAATGTTGGCTGACTTAGGGATTAGCCAAGAGAAATTGGCATTGATTGAAGAAATTCTTCATCGCCTGGAAGCTCCAGAAGAAACTCCAGCAGCCCAAATTGTCAAAGCCTATCCAACTGTGGAAGACTGGTTAGCGGCTGGCTTAGCGATTGCTGAAAAGAACCGCAAGCAAGCGCTGAAAGCCCCTTATCAACTAGGTGGCTTTACCGATATGGAGCTCTCTACCCAGATCTTTATAGCTGATGCGATTCGTTCAGGGATCCAAGTGGAAATTTTAGACCGGTCGGACAATTTACTACGTCTTTCTCTAGGCGACCATATTGAATATGTTAAAAATGGCAATATTACTAGCAAGGATAGCTATATTTCTCACTATCTTTTAGCCAATAAAGAAGTCACCAAGCAGATTATCCAAGAAGCTGGCTTCCAAGTGCCCAAATCACGGACCTATCACAGTTTAAGCGAAATCGAGGCGGCAGCTGGTCTCTATCTTGACCGCCCCTTAGTGGTTAAACCCAAATCGACTAATATGGGAATTGGCATTTCCATCTTTAAGCAAGGACCCAGTCGTGAAGAGCTCCTAGAAGCCTGTCGGATTGCCTTTGAAGCTGACGATAGTGTGCTCTTGGAAGACTATGTGTCAGGGGTAGAGTACCGCTTCTTTGTTCTCGATGGCAAGACCATTGCTGTCTTGCTCCGGGTGCCCGCTAATGTGGTCGGCGATGGGAAAGCGACAATCGCACAATTAGTCGCTGAGAAAAATAAAGACCCTAAGCGAGGCTTGGACCACCGCACCCCACTGGAAAAAATTCAATTGGGAGATATCGAAGCCCTGAATCTTAAACAACAAGGCTTGACCTTCGACAGTGTCTTAGAAGAAGGGCAAAAGGCTTACTTAAGAGAGAACTCTAATATTTCCACCGGAGGCGACTCCATCGATGTCACAGACCAAGTCCATCCTTCCTATCTTGAGCTTGCCAGTCAAATGGCTCAGGCCTTAGGCGTTAACATTACCGGGATTGATTTAATGATTCAAGACATAAAAAAACCTGCCCAAGTCAGTGAAACTGGGGCCAATTATGGCTTTATTGAGGCCAACTTTAACCCCATGATGATGATGCACGTCTATCCAGCCCAAGGCCAAGGGGTTAGGGTTACTGAAGCCTTACTCCACTACCTCTTCCCCGAAAAAGGCTTTTTGAAATAG
- a CDS encoding nucleotidyltransferase family protein, with translation MELLKIIRSFKLPDAWLCAGCLRNYLWDYFSHADLNKSIYFSDIDVIFYDKNISYQETFNIEKTIKERYPYYNWEVRNQYDMHKHSPHSKRYTSSKDAVSKFPEKCTAIAARLDENGQVECYAPYGYEDIIHFKVSPTPHFLADSDRLRIYQERVTKKNWQKTWPQLSIEGIEQN, from the coding sequence ATGGAGCTACTTAAAATTATCCGTTCATTTAAACTTCCAGATGCTTGGCTCTGTGCGGGATGCTTGCGCAATTATCTTTGGGACTATTTCAGCCATGCTGACCTCAACAAAAGTATCTACTTCTCAGATATCGATGTGATCTTCTATGATAAAAATATTTCCTACCAAGAAACCTTTAATATTGAAAAGACCATCAAAGAAAGATATCCCTACTACAATTGGGAGGTCAGAAATCAATATGATATGCATAAACACAGTCCCCATAGTAAAAGATATACTTCATCGAAAGACGCTGTCAGCAAATTTCCGGAAAAGTGTACGGCCATTGCGGCGCGCTTAGATGAAAACGGTCAGGTCGAGTGCTATGCCCCTTATGGTTACGAGGATATTATCCACTTTAAAGTGTCTCCTACCCCTCACTTCCTAGCAGATAGCGACCGGCTAAGAATTTATCAGGAAAGGGTCACAAAGAAAAATTGGCAAAAAACCTGGCCACAACTTTCTATTGAAGGCATAGAGCAAAACTAA
- a CDS encoding ABC transporter ATP-binding protein, whose amino-acid sequence MSTIELKNVSKRYPGNKNYSVKNFNLDVGDGEFIVFVGPSGCGKSTTLRMIAGLEEISQGDLLIDGEVVNNKDAKDRNIAMVFQNYALFPHLSVADNIGFGLKIRKVDKSTREKAVKEAAELVGLSDYLDKKPAALSGGQMQRVALARAIVKSAGILLMDEPLSNLDAKLRVQMRSEIVNLQKHLHATTVYVTHDQAEAMTMADRIVVMSQGEIQQIGVPWEVYNNPKNLFVATFLGTPPMNTIQAHVKEGKILSKTDRVLVDHLPGDFAEGQDIVVGFRPEKAKVTDNVDQAHFTGTIQMVELLGADYDLHVKLEVSQVIIKEATDKRFEAGQEIAFNLDSKDLYYFDKESGERLVTEND is encoded by the coding sequence ATGTCAACAATTGAATTGAAAAATGTGAGTAAACGTTATCCGGGCAATAAAAATTACTCCGTCAAAAACTTTAATTTAGATGTTGGTGACGGTGAATTTATTGTCTTTGTCGGCCCATCTGGCTGTGGTAAGTCAACCACCTTGCGGATGATTGCCGGCTTGGAAGAAATTAGCCAAGGTGACTTATTAATTGATGGTGAAGTGGTGAATAATAAAGATGCCAAAGACCGTAATATTGCCATGGTCTTTCAAAATTATGCACTCTTCCCACACTTATCGGTTGCCGATAATATTGGCTTTGGCTTAAAGATTAGAAAGGTCGACAAGAGTACACGTGAAAAAGCGGTCAAAGAGGCTGCTGAATTGGTGGGCTTAAGCGACTATTTAGATAAAAAACCAGCGGCCTTATCAGGCGGTCAGATGCAACGGGTTGCCCTTGCCAGAGCCATCGTTAAGTCAGCTGGTATTTTATTGATGGATGAACCTTTGAGTAACTTGGACGCTAAACTTCGGGTGCAAATGCGGAGTGAGATTGTTAATTTACAAAAACACCTTCATGCTACCACAGTTTACGTGACCCACGACCAAGCCGAAGCCATGACCATGGCTGACCGGATTGTTGTAATGAGCCAAGGAGAAATCCAACAAATCGGAGTTCCCTGGGAGGTTTATAACAACCCTAAGAATCTTTTTGTGGCAACCTTCCTGGGAACACCACCAATGAATACCATCCAAGCCCATGTCAAAGAGGGCAAGATTTTATCCAAAACCGACCGGGTCTTAGTCGACCACTTACCAGGTGATTTCGCTGAAGGCCAAGATATTGTGGTCGGTTTTAGGCCAGAAAAAGCCAAAGTGACGGATAATGTTGACCAAGCTCACTTTACTGGGACTATCCAGATGGTTGAACTCTTAGGTGCTGACTATGATCTCCATGTGAAATTAGAAGTCTCCCAAGTGATCATTAAAGAGGCGACTGACAAGCGCTTTGAAGCCGGTCAGGAAATTGCCTTTAATCTAGATAGTAAGGATCTCTACTACTTCGACAAGGAAAGTGGGGAAAGACTGGTGACTGAAAATGATTAA
- a CDS encoding helix-turn-helix domain-containing protein — MKQLGPIFKRLREARHISLADASSNNFSPSMLSKFENGKNEISALKLFTALENTHIEVNEFLYLARGFSESPLVRLQEKILESELSTDYQALKDLYHSEIEKWRKDPSKPNHKINSIIIKAHMKGLDESTQLTEEENTFLHDYLFSTEIWGNYELTLLAISSTLISSRLFTHYTREMLHKSDFLGSLKSNRHLIQTLLMNGFLLCIDKEDYVNADYFDKNIQDHFFKENETYYRIIYLWAKGLYAYKLNGASEGIDQMKTAVNILKTLHCDNVANYYQKAMIKEETNRLG; from the coding sequence ATGAAACAACTCGGACCAATTTTTAAAAGACTTCGTGAAGCTAGGCATATTTCCTTAGCCGATGCTAGCAGTAATAACTTTTCCCCCTCTATGCTCTCTAAGTTCGAAAATGGGAAGAATGAAATCTCAGCACTGAAGCTATTTACAGCTTTGGAAAATACTCATATTGAAGTCAATGAATTCCTTTATCTCGCCAGGGGGTTCTCTGAAAGCCCACTAGTCAGACTGCAAGAAAAAATCCTTGAATCTGAATTGAGCACCGACTATCAAGCGCTTAAAGACTTATACCACTCAGAAATAGAAAAATGGAGAAAGGACCCTTCTAAACCAAACCATAAAATTAATTCAATCATTATTAAAGCCCATATGAAGGGATTGGACGAAAGTACCCAATTAACTGAAGAAGAGAATACCTTCTTACATGACTATCTCTTCAGCACAGAAATTTGGGGAAACTATGAATTAACCCTATTAGCCATCAGCTCAACCCTTATTTCTTCCCGATTATTTACTCACTATACTCGCGAAATGTTACATAAATCTGATTTTCTTGGTTCATTAAAGAGTAATAGACACTTAATCCAAACGCTTTTAATGAATGGCTTCCTTCTTTGTATTGATAAGGAAGATTATGTCAATGCGGATTACTTTGACAAAAATATACAGGACCATTTCTTTAAAGAAAACGAAACTTACTACCGGATTATCTACCTCTGGGCCAAGGGGCTATATGCTTATAAATTAAATGGGGCCTCAGAGGGTATCGATCAAATGAAAACAGCTGTTAATATATTGAAGACACTTCATTGTGATAATGTTGCTAATTACTATCAAAAAGCCATGATTAAAGAAGAAACGAATCGACTAGGTTGA
- a CDS encoding extracellular solute-binding protein: MKKFVKILLTLFTALLFLGGCSQQAQEALAEYDRKHSDQASGDRVEIEFWYGLGSIAGQTMEEIIEDFNNSQDQVRVIGVAQANYDETYQKLQAAIAADIAPAVVLSDDIVEQSDSQILKPLNDFMDSSMDPDDFLPVFMDLAISDGQVYGFPAFGTTQVMYYRKDILDEAGVDPDDMYASWEKVMAYSKQLQEDGYVENGHQLMWGTDNLIDIAYSSGGQIISDDGTQVLIDQAPWVDSWNFIRENIHDGTSPIESGGQGWEYWYRTIDNVMTGKSIGYTGSSGDKADLDFDIIGSAEQPGCNGHEPRPMSEGLYLAIPDQASDQEARAAFEWIKYFTSPQVQADWTKAVGYVPVRIDDTMNKVPGFSEFLAENPAYKTPMDQSTHASYSFTDPTGGKIYQALSDARDKVELQNIPAEEALAEAQETAQKALDQVNARED; the protein is encoded by the coding sequence ATGAAGAAATTTGTAAAGATTTTACTGACCCTGTTTACCGCCTTGCTGTTTCTGGGAGGGTGTTCTCAGCAAGCTCAGGAAGCCTTAGCTGAATATGACCGCAAGCATAGTGACCAAGCAAGCGGTGACCGGGTGGAAATAGAATTTTGGTATGGTTTGGGTTCCATTGCCGGACAAACCATGGAGGAAATTATTGAGGACTTCAATAATAGTCAAGACCAAGTCCGTGTGATCGGTGTCGCTCAGGCTAATTATGATGAAACCTATCAGAAACTCCAAGCGGCCATTGCAGCTGACATCGCTCCGGCTGTGGTCTTATCGGATGACATTGTCGAACAATCGGACTCGCAAATTCTTAAACCCCTCAACGATTTCATGGATTCTAGCATGGACCCCGATGACTTCCTGCCTGTCTTTATGGACTTAGCCATTTCTGATGGTCAAGTCTACGGTTTTCCCGCCTTTGGGACTACCCAGGTCATGTATTATCGTAAGGATATCTTAGATGAAGCGGGCGTTGATCCAGATGACATGTATGCTTCCTGGGAAAAGGTGATGGCTTATTCTAAGCAACTCCAAGAAGACGGCTATGTTGAAAATGGTCACCAGTTAATGTGGGGGACCGATAATTTGATTGATATCGCCTATAGTTCTGGGGGGCAAATTATTTCTGATGATGGTACTCAGGTTCTTATTGACCAAGCGCCCTGGGTTGATTCCTGGAACTTCATCCGGGAAAATATCCATGACGGTACCAGTCCCATTGAATCTGGGGGACAAGGTTGGGAATATTGGTACCGGACCATTGACAATGTCATGACCGGTAAATCGATAGGCTATACCGGGTCCTCTGGGGATAAGGCGGACCTTGATTTTGATATTATTGGGTCAGCTGAACAACCGGGCTGCAATGGTCATGAGCCCCGTCCCATGTCAGAAGGCTTGTACCTAGCAATTCCTGACCAAGCTTCCGACCAAGAAGCCAGGGCAGCTTTTGAATGGATCAAGTACTTTACTAGCCCCCAAGTTCAGGCTGACTGGACCAAGGCGGTAGGCTATGTACCAGTTCGTATTGATGACACCATGAATAAGGTACCGGGCTTTAGTGAATTCCTAGCCGAAAATCCGGCTTATAAGACACCGATGGACCAATCCACCCATGCTTCTTACAGCTTTACGGATCCTACCGGTGGTAAAATTTATCAAGCCCTTTCTGATGCTCGGGATAAGGTCGAATTGCAAAATATCCCAGCGGAAGAAGCCTTAGCCGAAGCCCAAGAAACTGCTCAAAAAGCCCTCGACCAAGTCAATGCCCGAGAGGATTAA
- a CDS encoding carbohydrate ABC transporter permease gives MRNKKWDSKGIIRSILLLFLSFLMVYPLLWMASNAFKDAATILSNPASLAPDFLSFKNFAGVFELGPFDLYIFNSIFTALVIVIVQLILSALMAYGLVFFHFKGKKFLYTSILLTYMLPVATTYVPSFVILAQMGLLDTLTGLIVSNIASVFSIFYLVQTFRSVPIELVEAGQVEGANSWQILWRIIVPYSRSAILTTALINFVTHYNNYMWPSLIISSEAKMLVSNGLNQLFTTQGNFIDNLPRLMAANTLVVVPLLILFVLLQKWFVQGISGSGTKG, from the coding sequence ATGAGAAATAAAAAATGGGACAGTAAGGGAATTATTCGTTCAATCTTACTCTTATTCCTCAGCTTTTTAATGGTTTATCCTTTATTATGGATGGCGTCAAATGCCTTTAAAGATGCGGCAACTATCCTATCTAATCCCGCGTCCTTAGCCCCTGATTTTCTTTCCTTTAAGAACTTTGCGGGCGTCTTTGAATTAGGGCCCTTTGATCTTTATATCTTTAACAGTATTTTTACCGCCTTAGTCATTGTTATTGTACAGTTAATTCTCAGTGCTTTAATGGCTTATGGTTTGGTATTCTTCCACTTTAAAGGGAAGAAATTCCTCTATACCTCGATCTTATTAACCTATATGTTACCGGTGGCTACTACCTATGTGCCATCCTTTGTGATTCTAGCGCAGATGGGTCTCTTAGATACCTTAACCGGTCTGATTGTATCCAATATTGCTAGTGTCTTCTCAATTTTTTATTTGGTACAGACCTTCCGTTCCGTGCCGATTGAATTAGTTGAAGCTGGCCAAGTAGAGGGGGCTAATTCTTGGCAAATCTTATGGCGGATTATCGTTCCTTATTCACGCTCGGCGATTTTAACCACCGCCTTGATCAACTTTGTGACCCACTACAATAACTACATGTGGCCATCCCTAATCATTTCTAGTGAGGCCAAGATGCTGGTATCCAATGGTTTGAACCAGCTCTTTACCACTCAGGGGAACTTTATTGATAACCTCCCACGGTTGATGGCAGCCAATACCTTGGTTGTGGTTCCCTTACTGATCCTCTTTGTTCTCCTACAAAAATGGTTTGTACAAGGGATTTCTGGCTCAGGGACGAAAGGATGA
- a CDS encoding MFS transporter, translating to MNLLFKNRIYRYLSLSRFFNTMGSALYNIVFIVYAANCFHSNLIVGIANIILVIPSLFTVFVGIKADNTINKNKYLILCGFIQAILFTLVALIINQATLFIFSSVSLINIISDILSDYSNGLKMPMIQRHIAQKDLIEAYSFTQLITFICSLSGQAIGIWLLTLSNNDFSKVALINALSFLISVGLLFPIVKKLDYNKVSRDSHRPKSLIKEIIPIFTQIKGLFDQSTHSHFIHLLIAVLLLNALGGSTTAIYNIFLLKENLFNLSYSQALLVVEAVTVSGILLASLRPYDYFSQLSIGQLLKVTATIFILMGLANFLHLPVIVGLFFLTFAAYLSGKINPKINALLLSRVPSHVLARTSNFLSLLFTLSIPLGTGIYSLISAWNMSMTWLLFTSTAGLITLLSISKE from the coding sequence ATGAATTTACTGTTTAAGAATAGAATTTACCGCTATTTAAGCCTATCGCGTTTCTTTAACACCATGGGATCAGCCCTTTATAATATTGTTTTTATTGTCTATGCGGCTAATTGTTTTCATTCGAATTTAATCGTTGGAATAGCCAATATTATCTTGGTGATCCCAAGTCTTTTCACAGTCTTTGTCGGTATTAAGGCTGATAATACCATTAATAAAAATAAATATTTAATTTTATGCGGATTTATTCAGGCAATATTATTTACCCTGGTAGCACTTATTATTAACCAAGCGACCTTATTTATTTTTTCTAGCGTCAGCCTCATTAATATAATCAGTGATATATTAAGTGATTACAGCAATGGACTAAAAATGCCAATGATTCAAAGGCATATTGCTCAAAAGGACTTAATAGAGGCTTATTCCTTTACTCAGTTGATTACTTTTATTTGTAGTCTCTCTGGACAAGCAATTGGGATCTGGCTACTTACTCTTTCAAATAATGATTTCAGCAAAGTCGCACTCATCAATGCCCTATCCTTTTTAATATCTGTTGGACTGTTATTTCCCATAGTCAAAAAATTAGACTATAACAAAGTAAGCAGGGACAGTCATCGACCGAAAAGCTTAATAAAAGAAATTATACCTATCTTCACCCAAATCAAAGGATTATTTGACCAGTCTACTCATTCACATTTTATTCACTTATTAATCGCTGTCCTCTTGCTAAACGCTCTAGGGGGTTCTACCACAGCAATCTATAATATTTTTCTTCTGAAAGAAAATTTATTTAACTTGTCATATAGCCAAGCCCTCTTAGTCGTTGAAGCTGTAACAGTCAGTGGCATTCTCTTAGCAAGTCTCAGACCCTACGATTATTTTTCTCAACTGTCTATTGGCCAACTATTAAAAGTAACTGCCACTATCTTTATTTTGATGGGGCTGGCGAACTTTTTACATTTGCCAGTTATCGTGGGATTATTTTTTCTCACTTTCGCCGCCTATCTCTCGGGAAAGATAAACCCCAAAATTAATGCTTTACTCCTATCCCGAGTTCCCAGCCACGTTTTAGCCCGAACCAGTAACTTTCTTTCCCTACTTTTTACCCTATCCATTCCCCTTGGAACAGGAATTTACAGTCTTATTTCTGCTTGGAACATGTCTATGACCTGGCTATTATTTACTAGCACTGCCGGACTGATTACATTATTATCTATAAGTAAAGAATAA
- a CDS encoding carbohydrate ABC transporter permease has product MIKDMNKKQWLIYILVPLLPLLIFWFLPMFISLFISFTNWDYISPTYDVVGLENYTDLITSEEFASSLWNTVVFSLGTVIPTLVIGFLLALLLIRQKFMHNFIQACLFAPWVTPMVAVSIVWSWMYQPEGLINNLLAHIGVAGPDWLSSSTFAMVAVIVVTVWKNAGWAMLFYSTAMSSISPSYDEVCDIAGASYWQRIRTIYFPMTLPTTLFLSVITLISSIQAYDQINVLTQGGPAGATRTLLYMFYQLAFEEFNMGKATALSVIMLVITGLLAFAIFSLQGHYRKEGVA; this is encoded by the coding sequence ATGATTAAAGACATGAATAAAAAGCAGTGGCTCATTTATATCTTAGTCCCACTCCTGCCTTTATTAATTTTCTGGTTCCTGCCAATGTTCATTTCCCTTTTTATTTCTTTTACCAATTGGGACTACATTTCACCAACTTATGACGTTGTCGGGTTAGAAAACTACACCGACCTGATTACTTCTGAAGAATTTGCTTCGTCCTTGTGGAATACGGTGGTATTTTCATTAGGGACAGTGATACCGACCTTAGTTATCGGCTTTTTATTAGCTCTCTTATTAATTCGGCAAAAATTCATGCATAATTTCATCCAGGCCTGCCTCTTTGCACCTTGGGTAACCCCCATGGTTGCGGTCTCCATTGTTTGGTCCTGGATGTACCAACCGGAAGGACTCATCAATAATCTCTTAGCCCATATTGGGGTTGCGGGGCCGGACTGGTTGTCTTCTTCCACCTTTGCCATGGTGGCAGTCATCGTCGTGACCGTTTGGAAGAATGCGGGCTGGGCCATGTTATTTTATTCCACCGCCATGTCCAGTATTTCACCATCCTATGATGAAGTCTGTGATATTGCCGGGGCTAGTTACTGGCAACGGATCCGGACGATTTACTTCCCCATGACCCTACCCACGACTCTCTTTCTATCGGTGATTACCTTAATTTCTTCTATCCAAGCTTATGACCAAATTAACGTCCTAACCCAAGGTGGGCCTGCTGGGGCGACACGAACCTTACTCTATATGTTCTATCAACTCGCCTTTGAAGAGTTTAACATGGGTAAGGCAACGGCCTTGTCAGTGATTATGTTAGTTATTACTGGTCTCTTAGCCTTTGCGATCTTTAGCTTACAAGGGCATTATCGTAAGGAGGGTGTAGCATGA